Proteins from one Bacteroides zhangwenhongii genomic window:
- a CDS encoding dipeptidase: MNEIQKYIAENESRMMEDLFSLIRIPSISALPEHHDDMLACAERWAQLLLEAGADEALVMPSKGNPIVFAQKIVDPDAKTVLVYAHYDVMPAEPLELWKSQPFEPEIRDGHIWARGADDDKGQSFIQVKAFQYLLKNGLLKNNVKFIFEGEEEIGSPSLEAFCEEHKELLKSDVILVSDTSMLGAELPSLTTGLRGLAYWEIEVTGPNRDLHSGHFGGAVANPINVLCQIISKITDADGRITVPGFYDDVEEVPQAEREMIARIPFDEKKYKEAIGVKEVFGEKGYSTLERNSCRPSFDVCGIWGGYTGEGSKTVLPSKAYAKVSCRLVPHQDHHKISQMFADYILSIAPDTVQVKMTPMHGGQGYVCPISLPAYQAAEKGFEIAFGKKPLAVRRGGSIPIISTFEQVLGVKTVLMGFGLESDAIHSPNENFSLDIFRKGIEAVIEFHNAFR; this comes from the coding sequence ATGAACGAAATTCAGAAATATATAGCAGAGAACGAGTCCCGAATGATGGAGGATTTGTTCAGCCTCATCCGTATTCCAAGTATCAGTGCACTGCCCGAACACCATGATGATATGCTGGCGTGCGCCGAACGCTGGGCACAGCTATTATTGGAAGCCGGAGCGGACGAAGCATTGGTAATGCCCTCCAAAGGCAATCCGATTGTCTTTGCCCAAAAGATTGTGGATCCTGATGCGAAGACCGTTTTAGTCTACGCTCATTATGACGTGATGCCTGCCGAGCCGTTGGAGCTTTGGAAAAGCCAACCGTTCGAGCCGGAAATACGTGACGGTCACATTTGGGCACGTGGTGCGGATGATGACAAAGGACAATCATTTATTCAGGTGAAAGCCTTCCAATATCTCCTCAAGAACGGACTGCTAAAAAATAACGTGAAGTTTATCTTTGAAGGAGAAGAGGAAATCGGTTCTCCCAGTTTGGAGGCTTTTTGCGAAGAGCACAAAGAGTTGTTGAAATCCGATGTGATTCTTGTTTCGGACACTAGCATGCTAGGAGCGGAACTCCCTTCGTTAACCACAGGTCTGCGTGGCCTGGCTTATTGGGAAATAGAAGTTACGGGACCAAACCGTGATTTACATTCCGGACATTTCGGAGGTGCGGTAGCCAATCCGATTAATGTGTTATGCCAGATTATCAGCAAAATAACCGATGCGGATGGCAGAATCACCGTTCCCGGATTCTATGACGACGTAGAAGAAGTTCCACAAGCCGAACGGGAGATGATTGCCCGTATTCCTTTTGATGAAAAGAAATACAAAGAAGCGATCGGTGTGAAGGAAGTATTCGGAGAAAAAGGATACAGTACATTGGAACGTAACAGTTGCCGGCCGTCTTTTGACGTATGCGGTATATGGGGCGGGTATACAGGAGAAGGTTCCAAAACCGTGCTTCCCTCAAAAGCTTACGCCAAAGTGTCTTGTCGGTTGGTTCCACATCAGGACCACCATAAGATTTCTCAAATGTTTGCGGATTATATTCTTAGTATTGCTCCTGACACGGTACAAGTGAAAATGACTCCTATGCATGGAGGACAGGGTTATGTCTGCCCCATCTCCCTTCCCGCCTATCAAGCGGCGGAGAAAGGCTTTGAGATAGCTTTCGGGAAAAAGCCGTTGGCTGTACGTCGTGGCGGCAGTATTCCCATTATCTCCACTTTCGAACAAGTATTGGGAGTTAAGACCGTATTGATGGGATTCGGACTCGAATCGGACGCCATCCATTCACCGAATGAAAATTTCTCATTGGATATTTTCCGTAAAGGAATAGAGGCGGTGATTGAGTTTCATAATGCTTTCCGGTAA
- a CDS encoding DNA topoisomerase 3, whose protein sequence is MIVCIAEKPSVARDIAEVLGAHTRKEGYIEGNGYQVTWTFGHLCTLKEPHEYTPNWKSWSLGSLPMIPPRFGIKLIGHDPGIEKQFHIIEQLMQNADEIINCGDAGQEGELIQRWVMQKVGARCPVKRLWISSLTEEAIRDGFAKLKDQADFQSLYEAGLSRAIGDWLLGMNATRLYTIKYGQNKQVLSIGRVQTPTLALIVNRQLEIANFQPKQYWELKTNYRDTTFSALIRKSDEEIAAEEEKNGGKKKIIENPGIDPIANREEGEALVERIKDLPFVVTSVSKKDGREFAPRLFDLTSLQVECNKKFAYSADETLKLIQSLYEKKVATYPRVDTTFLSDDIYPKCPGILKGLRDYEVLTAPLNGSTLPKSKKVFDNSKVTDHHAIIPTGVYAQNLTDMERRVYDLIARRFIAVFYPDCKISTTTVMGEVDKIEFKVSGKQILEPGWRVVFAKDVKETTEEKEEEDENVLPVFVKGESGPHVPDLNEKWTQPPRPYTEATLLRAMETAGKLVDNDELRDALKENGIGRPSTRAAIIETLFKRNYIRKERKNLIATPTGVELVQLIHEELLKSAELTGIWEKKLREIERKTYDARQFLEELKQMVSEIVMSVLSDNTNRRITIQDAVAAQAEEKAKKEPKKRERKPSVPKEKKPKATPAATSLTTANADSLVGQPCPLCGKGTIIKGKTAYGCSEWKNGCTYRKAL, encoded by the coding sequence ATGATAGTTTGCATAGCTGAAAAGCCATCTGTTGCACGTGATATAGCCGAAGTACTCGGCGCTCATACTAGAAAAGAAGGATATATAGAAGGAAACGGATACCAGGTGACCTGGACGTTCGGACATCTTTGCACCCTGAAGGAGCCACATGAATATACTCCTAATTGGAAGTCATGGAGCTTAGGTAGCTTACCGATGATCCCTCCGCGTTTCGGTATCAAACTGATTGGGCATGATCCGGGCATTGAGAAACAATTTCATATCATAGAGCAATTGATGCAAAATGCAGATGAGATTATCAACTGCGGTGATGCAGGACAGGAAGGAGAATTGATTCAGCGTTGGGTGATGCAGAAAGTAGGCGCCCGTTGTCCGGTGAAGCGTTTGTGGATTTCGTCTTTGACGGAAGAAGCTATTCGTGACGGATTTGCAAAGCTAAAGGATCAGGCAGATTTTCAGTCACTGTATGAAGCGGGACTTTCGCGGGCTATCGGAGACTGGTTGCTTGGTATGAATGCCACTCGTCTTTATACAATTAAATACGGTCAGAATAAACAGGTACTTTCTATTGGTCGGGTACAAACACCTACCTTAGCGTTGATTGTTAACCGACAGTTGGAGATAGCCAACTTCCAGCCTAAGCAATATTGGGAATTGAAAACGAACTATCGGGATACAACCTTTTCGGCTTTAATTCGCAAAAGTGATGAAGAAATCGCTGCGGAAGAAGAGAAAAACGGTGGGAAAAAGAAAATAATAGAGAATCCCGGTATTGATCCTATCGCTAATAGGGAAGAGGGCGAGGCGTTGGTAGAACGTATCAAAGACCTTCCGTTCGTAGTCACCAGTGTTAGTAAGAAAGACGGACGGGAGTTTGCCCCGCGTCTGTTCGACCTGACTTCGCTTCAGGTGGAATGTAACAAGAAATTCGCTTATTCTGCTGATGAGACATTAAAACTTATCCAATCCCTTTACGAAAAGAAAGTAGCCACCTATCCGCGTGTCGATACAACTTTCTTGAGTGACGATATTTATCCGAAGTGTCCCGGCATTTTGAAAGGACTTCGTGATTACGAAGTACTGACAGCTCCGTTGAACGGTTCCACATTGCCGAAATCGAAGAAAGTATTTGATAATTCAAAGGTAACAGATCACCATGCCATTATCCCTACCGGAGTGTACGCTCAAAACCTGACGGATATGGAGCGTCGTGTCTACGATCTGATTGCCCGTCGTTTTATTGCCGTGTTCTATCCGGATTGTAAGATTTCTACTACTACCGTGATGGGAGAGGTGGATAAAATAGAATTCAAAGTAAGCGGGAAACAGATTCTCGAACCCGGATGGCGTGTTGTCTTTGCAAAAGATGTAAAAGAAACGACCGAAGAAAAAGAGGAAGAAGACGAAAATGTACTTCCTGTTTTTGTGAAAGGGGAAAGCGGTCCTCATGTTCCCGATTTAAATGAAAAATGGACGCAGCCGCCCAGACCTTACACGGAGGCAACCTTACTTCGTGCAATGGAAACTGCCGGAAAGTTGGTTGATAACGATGAGCTCCGCGACGCATTAAAAGAAAACGGTATCGGCCGTCCGTCTACCCGTGCCGCTATCATAGAAACGTTGTTCAAACGGAATTATATCCGTAAGGAAAGGAAGAACCTGATTGCTACCCCGACAGGAGTGGAACTGGTGCAACTTATCCATGAGGAACTTCTGAAGTCTGCTGAATTGACGGGTATTTGGGAAAAGAAACTCCGCGAAATAGAGAGGAAAACGTACGATGCCCGCCAGTTTTTGGAAGAACTGAAGCAAATGGTTTCAGAAATCGTAATGAGTGTGTTGTCAGATAATACCAACCGTCGTATTACCATTCAGGATGCGGTAGCCGCCCAAGCCGAAGAAAAAGCGAAGAAAGAACCGAAGAAGCGTGAACGGAAACCGAGTGTGCCGAAAGAAAAGAAGCCGAAGGCTACGCCTGCGGCTACTTCTTTGACAACTGCTAATGCTGATTCCCTTGTCGGACAACCTTGTCCGCTTTGCGGCAAAGGGACGATCATAAAAGGCAAGACAGCCTACGGATGTTCGGAGTGGAAAAACGGATGTACTTACCGGAAAGCATTATGA
- a CDS encoding ATP-binding protein, translated as MARITVPYAVADFEDLRERGFYYVDKTDYIPGLEDYNAPVFLRPRRFGKSLLISMLASYYDRTKVNRFEELFGGTWIGEHPTKEHNQYLVIRYDFSAMVMADDMQGLAQNFDKLNCIPVEITLEHNRDLFGDFQFTTRGNAAQMLEELLGYARSHGFPKAYILIDEYDNFTNQLLTSYNDPLYEEVTTSDSFLRTFFKVIKKGIGEGSIRTCFCTGVLPVTMDDLTSGYNIAEILTLEPNFLHMLGFTYEETKTYLRYVLDKYDSDASEERFEEIWQLIVSNYDGYRFSPTGKPLFNSTILTYFLKKFAVNGGSIPPELIDENLRTDINWIRRLTLSQSNAKEMLDALVIDDGLPYNITDLFSKFNKKKFFEKEFYPVSLFYLGMTTLKSTYRMVLPNMTMRSIYMDYYNQLNKIEGNASRYVPVYELYDSNRSLEPLVQNYFEQYLGQFPAQVFDKINENFIRCSFYELVSRYLSSCYTFAIEQNNSVGRSDFEMTGIPGTDYYTDDRVVEFKYYHAKEADHILSLTEPLTEHVQQVKGYAEDTKKKFPNYNVRSYVVYICANKGWKCWEV; from the coding sequence ATGGCAAGAATAACAGTTCCTTATGCAGTGGCGGATTTCGAGGATCTTCGCGAACGTGGCTTTTATTATGTGGATAAGACGGATTATATTCCGGGTTTAGAAGATTACAATGCTCCTGTATTTCTACGCCCCCGCCGTTTTGGAAAGAGCTTGCTGATATCTATGCTGGCTTCTTATTATGACCGTACGAAGGTGAATCGTTTTGAAGAACTTTTCGGTGGTACATGGATTGGAGAACATCCTACCAAAGAACATAATCAGTATCTGGTTATTCGCTATGACTTTTCGGCAATGGTGATGGCAGATGATATGCAAGGGCTGGCACAGAACTTCGATAAACTTAACTGCATACCGGTGGAAATAACGCTAGAACATAATCGTGATTTGTTTGGTGACTTTCAGTTTACAACTCGGGGGAATGCGGCACAAATGCTGGAGGAACTTTTGGGCTATGCACGTTCTCACGGATTTCCTAAGGCTTATATTCTAATTGATGAATACGATAACTTCACCAATCAATTGTTGACTTCTTATAATGATCCGCTTTATGAAGAAGTCACTACCAGCGATAGTTTTCTTCGTACCTTTTTCAAGGTGATAAAGAAAGGTATAGGAGAGGGCAGTATCCGTACCTGTTTCTGTACAGGCGTATTACCTGTCACAATGGATGATCTGACTAGTGGATACAATATTGCTGAAATTCTGACGTTGGAACCGAACTTCTTGCACATGCTCGGCTTTACTTACGAGGAAACGAAAACATATTTGCGTTATGTGCTGGATAAATATGATTCCGACGCAAGTGAGGAACGTTTCGAGGAGATATGGCAGCTTATAGTGAGCAACTATGATGGCTATCGTTTCAGTCCTACAGGCAAGCCTCTTTTTAACTCTACTATCCTTACTTATTTTCTTAAGAAATTTGCAGTCAATGGTGGAAGTATTCCTCCTGAGCTGATTGACGAGAATCTACGGACGGATATTAATTGGATTCGCCGACTGACCCTTTCACAGAGTAATGCAAAGGAAATGTTGGATGCATTGGTCATAGACGACGGGTTGCCGTATAATATTACAGATTTGTTCAGCAAATTCAACAAGAAGAAATTCTTTGAGAAAGAATTCTATCCGGTCAGTCTGTTCTATTTGGGTATGACCACTCTGAAAAGTACTTATCGAATGGTACTTCCTAATATGACCATGCGTAGCATTTATATGGATTATTATAACCAGTTGAATAAAATTGAAGGAAATGCCAGCCGTTATGTTCCCGTTTATGAACTTTATGATTCCAACCGGAGTCTTGAACCTCTTGTTCAGAATTACTTTGAACAATACTTGGGACAATTTCCTGCGCAAGTTTTTGATAAGATCAATGAGAACTTCATCCGTTGCTCTTTCTATGAACTTGTTTCCCGTTATTTAAGCAGTTGCTACACTTTTGCCATCGAACAGAATAACTCCGTAGGTCGTTCTGACTTTGAGATGACAGGTATTCCTGGTACGGATTATTATACGGATGACCGTGTTGTGGAGTTCAAATACTATCATGCCAAAGAGGCTGATCACATCCTCTCATTGACCGAACCATTGACTGAACACGTGCAACAGGTGAAAGGCTATGCCGAAGATACGAAAAAGAAGTTTCCCAATTACAATGTCCGTTCGTATGTGGTATATATCTGTGCCAATAAAGGATGGAAGTGTTGGGAGGTATAA
- a CDS encoding cupin domain-containing protein: MKNNEKQYAAYWIDHLKMTPHPEGGYYREEYRSKKQVSMEGREAKRQVMTTIYYLLENDDFSAFHRIKSPESWFFHKGAPLLIYSFEEGALVCRELSDQENGVLQITIEPGTWFAARLKEPSGFTLVSCAVAPGFEYEDFELADRNSLITEYPDYKKEIIGLTR, from the coding sequence ATGAAGAACAATGAAAAACAATATGCAGCCTATTGGATTGATCATTTGAAAATGACACCACATCCTGAAGGGGGCTACTATCGGGAAGAATACCGCTCAAAGAAGCAGGTGTCTATGGAAGGCAGGGAAGCCAAACGACAAGTAATGACAACCATTTACTATTTACTGGAGAATGACGATTTCTCCGCCTTTCATCGCATCAAGTCTCCGGAAAGCTGGTTCTTTCATAAAGGCGCGCCTCTATTGATATATTCCTTTGAAGAAGGGGCTTTAGTATGTCGGGAATTATCAGATCAGGAAAACGGAGTATTGCAAATAACAATAGAACCGGGAACCTGGTTTGCCGCACGATTGAAAGAGCCAAGCGGTTTTACTTTGGTCAGTTGTGCCGTAGCACCGGGATTCGAGTATGAAGACTTCGAATTAGCGGATAGAAATTCATTGATTACAGAATACCCTGATTACAAGAAAGAAATAATAGGCTTGACCCGTTGA
- a CDS encoding Rpn family recombination-promoting nuclease/putative transposase yields MEQTDRYIRFDWAIKRLLRQKANFSVLEGFLTVLLGEEVKIIEILESEGNQQTADDKFNRVDIKAKNDKDEIIIIEVQNTRELYYLERILYGVAKAITEHISLGERYYEVKKIYSISILYFDIGKGNDYLYHGQNHFVGVHTNDCLEVTTKEKDALVHKLPAEVFPEYFLIRVNEFNKVAVTPLEEWVEYLKTGCIRPDTKAPGLKEAREKLVYYNMSKAERQAYDEHLSAIMIQNDVLDGAKLEGRMEGRMEGRMEGRMEGLAEGLEKGLEKGRIEVARNMKKLGVPMEVIIQSTGLSEKDIEIL; encoded by the coding sequence ATGGAACAAACGGACAGGTATATTCGTTTCGACTGGGCAATCAAAAGACTGCTTCGTCAGAAAGCTAACTTCAGTGTTTTAGAAGGTTTCCTCACGGTCTTACTTGGCGAAGAGGTGAAAATCATCGAAATACTGGAAAGTGAAGGCAACCAGCAGACTGCCGATGATAAATTCAACCGTGTGGATATCAAAGCCAAAAACGATAAAGACGAAATAATCATCATTGAGGTTCAGAATACACGTGAGCTTTACTATCTGGAGCGCATTCTCTACGGAGTGGCAAAAGCCATCACGGAACATATATCCCTTGGCGAACGCTATTATGAGGTGAAGAAAATTTATTCCATCAGCATCTTATACTTTGATATCGGCAAAGGGAATGACTACTTATACCACGGACAGAACCACTTCGTGGGAGTGCATACGAACGACTGTCTTGAAGTGACTACCAAAGAGAAAGATGCACTGGTGCATAAGCTCCCAGCCGAGGTATTCCCCGAATATTTCCTGATTCGGGTGAATGAATTTAATAAAGTGGCTGTCACTCCTTTAGAAGAATGGGTGGAGTATCTGAAGACAGGCTGCATCCGTCCTGATACGAAAGCGCCGGGACTAAAAGAGGCTCGTGAAAAACTGGTTTATTATAATATGTCCAAAGCCGAACGCCAGGCGTATGATGAACATTTAAGTGCTATCATGATACAGAATGATGTGTTGGATGGAGCGAAATTAGAAGGACGCATGGAAGGACGTATGGAAGGACGTATGGAAGGACGTATGGAAGGACTTGCAGAAGGACTTGAAAAAGGGCTTGAAAAAGGTCGCATAGAAGTTGCCCGTAACATGAAAAAACTGGGAGTTCCTATGGAGGTTATCATACAAAGTACCGGATTATCAGAAAAAGACATAGAAATTCTATAA
- a CDS encoding DNA-binding domain-containing protein — protein sequence MKNVLKIWLVDNTVTVDNKDDKIGQLESSGNLSLQDILDEMHKEDTGLRPETIEHVVKLYNRVVGNLILSGYSVNTGLYHAVAQLRGVIDGGRWNPDKNSVYVSFAQDKELREAIAETSISILGERQSVMYVAGFSPATATAGRPFTVNGRMLKIAGTDSSVGITITDSKEQTTPVDLNMLAVNNPSQLTFIVPAGLADGEYTLTITTQYAGSTLLKTPRITIATFYVGTKPDTGGGSGSGGDEGGGGGEAPDPAA from the coding sequence ATGAAGAATGTATTGAAAATCTGGTTAGTCGACAACACTGTAACCGTCGACAATAAAGATGATAAGATCGGTCAGCTCGAATCGTCCGGTAATCTCTCGTTGCAGGACATCCTCGACGAGATGCACAAGGAAGATACAGGGCTTCGCCCCGAAACCATCGAACACGTTGTGAAGCTCTACAACCGTGTGGTAGGCAACCTCATCCTTAGCGGATATAGTGTCAACACCGGTCTTTACCATGCCGTAGCACAACTTCGCGGAGTGATTGATGGCGGACGATGGAATCCCGACAAAAACTCCGTCTACGTCTCCTTTGCCCAAGACAAAGAATTGCGTGAGGCCATTGCGGAAACTTCCATCAGCATATTGGGCGAACGTCAAAGCGTGATGTACGTTGCCGGTTTCTCACCTGCTACCGCCACTGCAGGTCGTCCGTTCACCGTCAACGGTCGTATGCTGAAAATTGCAGGCACGGATTCTTCCGTCGGAATCACTATCACCGACAGTAAAGAACAAACCACACCTGTCGACCTTAATATGCTGGCGGTTAACAACCCGTCGCAACTCACATTCATCGTTCCTGCCGGGCTGGCGGATGGCGAATACACCCTCACCATCACGACACAGTATGCAGGAAGCACTCTTCTGAAAACACCCCGAATCACCATTGCTACTTTTTACGTCGGCACGAAACCCGACACAGGAGGCGGTTCTGGCTCTGGTGGCGACGAAGGTGGCGGAGGAGGAGAGGCTCCCGATCCTGCGGCATAA
- a CDS encoding glycoside hydrolase family 18 protein, with product MKRIIQNISLCVLLALVMGACEEDATLVNPDVVHGKSTVAKEEVAETAFLWSTSSPKNGFIIYDYIDAVNDEVYVELAKPAEHDMTFTIRAIPSLTADQKAMIENKYYHVKLFNVLGDVGEFTIADGGKVKISAGERLSTRVGFTATNLFTESAATVILPLVATDETGNQCYICYYISQVEMERQDRSKKPYTVITYIDTEMMNPLIADQYTSKLQYLKSRRDRTTIYENVPVFDVVNLRKALLKYDESSRRAILKLTPDVEHVLKNYAQYIQPLRQKGIKVCLSIEGGGTGIGFANLTDMQIADFVAQIKVAVNMYQLDGVHLRDEGAGYDKTGAPEVDEVSYPKLIKALREAMPDIMLTLADDGGTTAMMDKERGGIVVGDYIDLAWNVVWDTAVNPWANGSERKPIAGVTKERYGGISFYIKPRMSEESEFFANLIAESRVIALNEGLGKVAVAENIPYRDYIQEVANVEGIGGLLSCFHDNNNDEYPYYRVQVMETQAAEGYYAFRKDW from the coding sequence ATGAAACGAATAATACAAAATATCTCTTTGTGCGTATTATTGGCTCTGGTGATGGGGGCTTGTGAAGAGGATGCGACATTGGTGAATCCAGATGTAGTACATGGAAAGTCGACGGTTGCTAAGGAAGAAGTTGCCGAAACGGCTTTTTTGTGGAGCACCTCGTCACCGAAAAATGGTTTTATTATCTATGATTATATAGATGCGGTGAATGATGAAGTGTATGTGGAATTGGCAAAGCCTGCAGAACATGATATGACCTTTACAATACGTGCTATACCTTCTTTAACCGCTGATCAAAAGGCTATGATAGAGAATAAATATTATCATGTGAAGCTCTTTAACGTTTTAGGAGATGTGGGCGAGTTCACTATTGCTGACGGAGGTAAAGTGAAGATATCGGCTGGTGAGAGACTCTCTACACGGGTAGGTTTTACCGCAACGAATCTGTTTACTGAATCTGCAGCAACTGTTATACTACCATTAGTAGCGACAGATGAAACGGGTAATCAATGTTATATCTGTTATTATATCAGCCAAGTGGAGATGGAACGTCAGGACAGATCAAAGAAGCCTTATACAGTGATAACGTATATTGATACCGAAATGATGAATCCTTTAATAGCTGACCAATATACTTCTAAATTACAGTACCTGAAGTCTCGTCGGGATAGAACAACTATTTACGAAAATGTTCCTGTATTTGATGTGGTGAATTTGCGAAAAGCTTTGTTGAAATACGACGAGTCCTCCCGTAGAGCGATTTTGAAATTAACACCGGATGTGGAACACGTGTTGAAAAACTATGCTCAATATATTCAACCATTGAGGCAGAAGGGTATTAAAGTCTGTCTTTCTATTGAAGGAGGAGGGACAGGTATAGGCTTTGCCAATCTGACAGATATGCAAATTGCTGATTTTGTGGCACAAATCAAGGTGGCTGTGAATATGTATCAATTGGATGGTGTTCATTTGCGTGATGAAGGTGCTGGGTACGACAAGACTGGAGCACCGGAAGTAGATGAAGTCTCCTATCCTAAATTAATTAAGGCACTACGTGAAGCGATGCCGGACATCATGTTGACTCTTGCAGATGATGGAGGTACTACGGCAATGATGGACAAAGAACGAGGTGGTATTGTAGTAGGTGATTATATTGATTTGGCATGGAATGTTGTGTGGGATACTGCGGTTAATCCGTGGGCAAATGGGTCGGAACGTAAACCTATAGCAGGAGTTACAAAAGAGCGATATGGGGGCATTTCCTTTTATATAAAGCCGCGAATGAGTGAAGAAAGCGAGTTCTTTGCGAATTTGATAGCTGAATCTAGGGTAATTGCTTTAAATGAGGGGCTAGGAAAAGTAGCCGTTGCGGAAAATATTCCTTATAGAGACTATATACAGGAAGTTGCAAATGTCGAGGGTATTGGGGGGCTTTTAAGTTGTTTTCATGATAATAATAATGACGAATATCCTTATTATCGCGTGCAGGTAATGGAGACGCAGGCGGCAGAGGGTTATTATGCTTTCCGCAAAGATTGGTAA
- a CDS encoding DUF1735 and LamG domain-containing protein, producing MRIHKLYQCLAAATLLFLPVACDNTDYSDHSPFDNSAYLNVAATKNAETFTFNRKVTNQTKTFTVKLSYPSGDDVKVNLKVDPSLIAIYNAKNDTHYEMLSAEHYQLSQESVTIPAGKITSDEVSIKFLKLDELEIDATYLCPLSISGAEGVGVMDGSRTMYYLVRRSSAITTAMNLKNVYVAVPGFDKGSPTADVVNNLSAITMEAIIRVNSFQKEISSIMGIEQYYLMRIGDANFPNQQLQVQSTFGKFPEASKQKLLLAGEWYHVALTWDLANATIAFYVNGQLQSISNAHGKSDLTSINLGDKVPDDEFGNGGDFNFYFGRSYGESHDISRQFDGEICEARIWSVARTAEQIWQNMYDIPNPTEEPNLCAYWKFDEGTGLKVVDRTGHGNDAKVIPYWKGSDHTEVYSKTDVDLWPSGIEVPKVNQE from the coding sequence ATGAGAATACATAAACTTTATCAGTGCCTTGCAGCCGCAACCCTCCTGTTTTTGCCGGTTGCCTGCGACAATACCGATTATAGCGACCATTCACCGTTTGACAATTCGGCATACTTGAATGTGGCTGCTACTAAAAATGCGGAAACGTTCACTTTCAACCGTAAGGTGACGAACCAGACGAAAACGTTTACAGTGAAACTGTCGTATCCTTCGGGCGATGATGTAAAGGTGAATCTCAAGGTAGACCCTTCATTGATTGCCATATATAATGCGAAGAACGACACGCATTATGAAATGTTGTCTGCCGAACATTATCAATTATCGCAGGAATCCGTTACTATTCCTGCCGGAAAGATAACGTCCGACGAAGTCAGTATCAAATTCCTCAAACTCGATGAATTGGAGATTGACGCTACTTATCTCTGTCCGCTTTCCATCAGTGGAGCCGAAGGAGTGGGAGTGATGGACGGTTCACGTACAATGTATTATCTGGTGCGTCGTTCCAGCGCTATCACTACAGCGATGAATCTGAAGAATGTTTACGTTGCCGTTCCCGGATTTGATAAGGGAAGCCCTACGGCAGATGTGGTGAATAACTTGAGTGCCATTACGATGGAAGCCATCATTCGTGTGAATAGTTTCCAAAAAGAGATATCTTCTATTATGGGTATCGAACAATATTATCTGATGCGTATTGGTGATGCAAATTTTCCAAATCAACAGTTACAAGTACAGTCCACATTTGGTAAATTTCCTGAAGCCAGTAAACAGAAATTACTACTGGCAGGTGAATGGTATCATGTTGCTTTGACATGGGATTTAGCTAATGCCACTATTGCTTTCTATGTGAACGGGCAGTTGCAAAGCATTAGTAACGCTCATGGTAAGAGTGATCTGACTAGCATAAATTTAGGCGATAAGGTACCTGATGATGAATTTGGAAATGGAGGTGATTTTAATTTCTATTTTGGTCGTTCCTATGGTGAATCACACGATATAAGTCGCCAATTTGATGGCGAAATATGTGAAGCTCGCATTTGGAGTGTAGCCCGGACAGCCGAACAAATTTGGCAGAACATGTACGATATACCTAATCCAACGGAAGAACCGAACTTGTGTGCTTACTGGAAGTTTGACGAAGGGACAGGTTTGAAAGTTGTAGATCGTACCGGACATGGGAATGATGCGAAGGTAATTCCTTACTGGAAAGGAAGTGACCACACGGAAGTGTATAGTAAGACTGATGTGGATTTATGGCCAAGTGGCATTGAGGTGCCGAAAGTAAATCAGGAATGA